The Prunus persica cultivar Lovell chromosome G8, Prunus_persica_NCBIv2, whole genome shotgun sequence genome includes a region encoding these proteins:
- the LOC18767482 gene encoding O-acyltransferase WSD1, translated as MASAAADYSDEPLTPAGRLFVQPQMNQIIHCAVGFKNPINIDSIKSHLKSSLLLSHPRFSSLMVRDSQGLEHWRKIPHLDLDRHVIVVPNPITTASHFDHDTAVNDYLADLSTSSGLSAEKPMWEVHLLMAHNCAIFRIHHALGDGVSLMSLFLASCRGAEDEEKMPTLASGKRNRVNGEKGWWALLIGFVGMLWFSLIFVVEFVLRCLWVCDRKTEISGGDGVELWPRKLATARFRLQDMKLVKKSVPNATINDVLFGVISSGLSRYLDHRTTNALPEGLQITGIAMVNLREQPGLQELSDLMKSNSGSSWGNKFGMLLLPIYYHKRSGTDPLAYLKIAKVMIDRKKRSLEAHFSYKIGYFVMTYLGAKVAAWLNYRIVCNTSFTLSNILGPQEEIILGGNPITYLRVNSSSLPHALTMHMISYAERADMQILVAKDIIPDPAFLAKCLEEALLDMKEAAAAINRT; from the exons ATGGCTTCAGCGGCGGCTGACTACTCCGACGAGCCCCTAACCCCAGCAGGCCGCCTCTTTGTTCAACCCCAAATGAACCAAATAATTCATTGCGCCGTCGGCTTCAAGAACCCAATAAACATAGACTCAATCAAGTCCCATCTCAAAagctctctccttctctctcaccCCAGATTCTCAAGCCTCATGGTCCGCGACTCACAGGGCCTCGAGCACTGGCGCAAAATCCCCCACCTCGACCTCGACCGCCACGTCATCGTCGTCCCCAACCCCATCACCACCGCATCCCATTTTGACCATGACACCGCGGTCAACGACTACTTGGCCGACCTCTCCACCAGCTCTGGGCTAAGCGCCGAGAAACCCATGTGGGAAGTTCACCTTCTAATGGCTCACAACTGCGCCATCTTCCGAATCCACCACGCTTTGGGAGATGGTGTTTCGCTCATGTCTCTGTTCTTGGCGAGTTGCAGGGGAGCTGAAGATGAGGAAAAGATGCCAACTTTGGCTTCTGGGAAGAGAAACAGAGTGAATGGTGAAAAGGGTTGGTGGGCTTTGTTGATTGGGTTTGTGGGTATGTTGTGGTTTAGCTTGATTTTTGTGGTGGAGTTTGTGTTGAGATGCTTGTGGGTTTGTGACAGAAAAACAGAGATCAGTGGTGGTGATGGGGTTGAGCTCTGGCCTAGAAAGTTGGCCACTGCTCGGTTTAGGCTTCAGGACATGAAGCTCGTCAAGAAGTCTGTTCCAAATGCA ACCATCAATGATGTTCTTTTTGGGGTGATTTCATCAGGGCTATCAAGATACCTTGATCACAGAACAACAAATG CTTTGCCTGAGGGACTTCAAATTACAGGGATAGCCATGGTGAATTTAAGAGAGCAACCTGGATTGCAG GAACTATCCGATTTGATGAAAAGCAATTCAGGGTCAAGTTGGGGTAACAAATTCGGCATGCTTCTCCTACCTATATATTATCATAAAAGAAGTGGAACTGATCCTCTAGCATATCTGAAGATAGCTAAAGTGATGATTGACCGGAAGAAACGATCTCTGGAGGCCCATTTCTCGTACAAAATTGGGTATTTTGTAATGACTTACTTGGGAGCAAAG GTTGCTGCCTGGCTGAATTACAGGATTGTTTGCAATACTAGCTTTACTCTCTCAAATATACTTGGCCCGCAAGAAGAAATCATACTTGGAGGCAACCCTATAACTTACCTAAGAGTGAATTCATCCAGCCTGCCCCAT GCACTTACAATGCACATGATAAGCTATGCTGAAAGAGCAGACATGCAAATTTTGGTGGCCAAAGATATCATCCCTGACCCGGCATTTCTTGCAAAGTGCTTAGAGGAGGCCTTGCTTGATATGAAGGAAGCAGCTGCAGCCATCAATCGAACCTAG
- the LOC18767201 gene encoding filament-like plant protein 7 has protein sequence MDQKAWLWRKRSSEKTILATNAIPLGRIEEEIQTYPTEKGNETERSGKNLNEKLASVLLDCHVKEDLVTEHAKTAEAIAGGKKAGEPVLKQELDQALRQGISANERLTHSDDALAEYKQQLNFVREEQEQRINDAVMMTAREYEKAQKKLEEKLRETSQQLSNLALENTNLNKALRAKEKLIEDLNRHKSRADAEFSALMARLDSTEKENAFLRYEFHMLEKELEIRSEEMEYNRRSAEESHKQLLESVRKITKLEQECQRLHLLMRKRLPGPTALLNMKSEVQMLGRDQTEMRRRKLNPTRDMIVRDANKGNSPEIPNKKMRLMIEQLHDLEEENKTLKEILIRKNSELLSSRTTHSQTASRLSQAGTQLGQLSKGQKSMELVACSPIPNDISRSSRFDIGSDDGISSSESWASALISELEHFKNERLKSPKECREVEVSDISLMDDFVEMEKMAIVSAVTPPNKGHHRCFTGRELVPVEVDSSFSDRRKYSQSKDARPENSFDWLQVVLKAMLEQKNVSNRSLDELFEDIKIALGYINQPNNHEAHRTSVSGHRAECDPIDSFSGALSIDTSVEDNGSQRSQSSLSKSISKLIKLFQGINQTSLVYDCTTDVLSYRDQSSQIFNSAASTDYLIRIFQWKRSELNAVVEKCVLTCHNLLGGKANFENFVEELTSTLDWLLNEYRTPTDASTMRNKIKKHFGWQEDQGDIAVEGAIGESIIGHSSEEQSLCLPLVASSNDQDASFQLNKVQDKLQEENGRLKDELKSMEAQLKESQQIVESLQTELESLKQSEGIMEDQIENQKSVNEDLDTQLNVTKAKLNEVFQKFSSLEAELEHKHSCCEDLEATCLELQLQLQSAEKKETPEFGINQEEKQSQSGWEITTASVKLAECQETILNLGKQLKALATPREAELFDKVFSTTTSTAANASDNNLNRRSSLRDQMLAEDNTRVGDVKSPKEKETPRDADAEKPSLLHSDSHNALSTPTALMREGHLGSRHKAGNSAVGSLAIVPSKKQGGFGLLRRLLLRRKKGSNKKPQSLAKA, from the exons ATGGACCAGAAGGCTTGGCTTTGGAGGAAAAGATCTTCAGAGAAGACAATTCTTGCAACAAACGCCATTCCTCTCGGAAGAATTGAAGAAGAG ATACAAACATATCCAACTGAGAAAGGAAATGAAACAGAGAGATCAGGGAAAAATCTAAATGAGAAGCTAGCTTCAGTCCTCCTAGACTGTCATGTTAAAGAAGATCTTGTTACAGAACATGCAAAAACAGCAGAAGCTATAGCAG GTGGCAAGAAGGCAGGAGAGCCAGTACTAAAGCAAGAACTAGATCAAGCTTTGAGGCAGGGAATATCTGCAAATGAGAGATTAACTCATTCAGATGATGCATTGGCAGAGTACAAGCAGCAATTAAATTTCGTTCGAGAAGAACAGGAGCAAAGAATAAACGATGCTGTTATGATGACAGCAAGAGAGTATGAGAAGGCACAGAAGAAATTAGAAGAGAAGCTGAGAGAGACAAGTCAACAGCTTTCAAACTTGGCTTTGGAAAATACTAATCTGAACAAAGCCCTTCGAGCAAAAGAGAAACTCATTGAAGATTTGAATAGACACAAGTCTAGAGCAGATGCAGAGTTCAGTGCACTAATGGCCAGACTGGATTcgacagaaaaagaaaatgctttTCTAAGATATGAATTTCACATGCTTGAGAAGGAACTTGAGATTCGGAGTGAGGAGATGGAATACAACCGCCGGTCTGCTGAAGAATCACACAAACAACTTTTGGAGAGTGTGAGGAAAATCACAAAGTTAGAACAAGAATGTcaaagacttcatctccttatGCGAAAAAGGCTGCCAGGCCCTACTGCTTTGCTGAATATGAAGAGTGAGGTTCAAATGCTTGGAAGGGATCAGACCGAGATGAGGAGAAGAAAGTTGAATCCTACCAGAGATATGATTGTAAGAGATGCCAACAAGGGAAATTCTCCTGAAATTCCAAATAAGAAGATGCGTCTCATGATTGAGCAATTACATGATCTGgaagaggaaaacaaaacccttaAAGAAATTTTAATCAGGAAAAACTCCGAACTCCTTTCTTCGAGGACCACGCATTCTCAAACAGCTTCCAGATTGTCACAGGCTGGTACTCAGCTTGGACAGCTTTCCAAAGGCCAGAAATCTATGGAGCTAGTTGCATGCAGTCCGATTCCAAATGACATTTCTCGGTCTTCAAGGTTTGACATTGGCAGTGATGATGGGATTAGTTCCTCTGAATCTTGGGCTAGTGCTCTAATTTCAGAGTTGGAACATTTTAAGAATGAGAGACTTAAGAGTCCAAAGGAATGCAGAGAAGTTGAGGTTTCAGACATTAGCTTAATGGACGATTTTGTTGAAATGGAGAAAATGGCAATAGTTTCTGCAGTTACACCTCCTAACAAGGGACATCATCGTTGCTTTACTGGTAGGGAACTAGTGCCAGTTGAAGTTGATTCCAGCTTCAGCGACAGAAGAAAGTACAGCCAGTCAAAAGATGCAAGGCCAGAGAATTCTTTTGACTGGCTTCAGGTTGTTTTAAAAGCAATGTTGGAGCAAAAAAATGTTTCGAACCGAAGTCTAGATGAGCTATTTGAGGACATCAAAATTGCCTTGGGTTACATAAATCAACCAAATAACCATGAAGCTCATAGAACTTCAGTCTCAGGGCATCGTGCAGAATGTGATCCTATAGATTCATTTAGTGGAGCTCTGAGTATTGACACCTCAGTGGAAGATAATGGCAGCCAACGCAGCCAGTCCAGTCTGAGTAAATCAATCTCTAAACTCATTAAGCTGTTTCAAGGAATCAACCAAACATCTTTGGTATATGATTGTACTACAGATGTTTTGTCATATAGGGACCAGAGTTCCCAGATATTTAACTCAGCAGCATCAACAGACTACTTAATCCGCATTTTCCAATGGAAACGTTCAGAACTAAATGCTGTTGTGGAAAAGTGTGTCCTTACTTGTCACAATCTGTTGGGAGGAAAGgctaattttgaaaattttgttgagGAACTTACTTCTACTTTGGACTGGCTTTTGAACGAATATAGGACACCTACAGATGCTTCAACCATGAGGAATAAAATTAAGAAGCATTTTGGTTGGCAAGAAGACCAAGGAGATATTGCAGTTGAGGGTGCAATTGGGGAATCAATTATTGGACATTCATCTGAAGAGCAGTCATTGTGTTTGCCTTTAGTTGCTTCTTCAAATGACCAAGATGCTTCGTTTCAGTTGAATAAGGTTCAGGATAAACTGCAAGAAGAAAACGGTAGATTAAAGGATGAACTAAAGAGCATGGAAGCTCAACTAAAGGAATCACAGCAAATAGTTGAAAGCTTGCAAACAGAACTGGAGAGTCTGAAACAATCGGAAGGGATTATGGAAGACCAGATCGAAAATCAGAAGTCGGTTAATGAAGATCTTGATACCCAGCTAAATGTTACCAAAGCAAAGTTGAATGAAGTCTTCCAGAAGTTCTCGTCGTTAGAAGCTGAATTGGAGCATAAACATAGCTGTTGTGAAGATTTAGAAGCAACATGTCTTGAGCTCCAACTCCAGCTACAAAG TGCTGAAAAGAAGGAAACTCCAGAGTTTGGCATAAACCAAGAGGAAAAGCAGTCCCAATCT GGATGGGAAATCACAACAGCTTCGGTGAAGTTGGCAGAGTGCCAAGAAACCATCCTAAACCTAGGAAAACAGCTGAAGGCACTGGCTACGCCAAGGGAAGCAGAACTTTTTGACAAGGTGTTCTCAACAACCACCAGCACTGCAGCCAATGCCAGTGACAATAACTTGAACAGGCGCTCTTCGCTACGTGATCAAATGCTTGCTGAGGATAACACCAGAGTCGGGGATGTCAAGTCTccaaaggagaaagaaacacCGAGAGATGCAGATGCAGAAAAACCATCCCTTCTTCACTCTGATAGTCATAATGCCCTGTCCACGCCTACTGCTCTGATGCGGGAAGGGCATCTCGGTTCAAGGCATAAAGCTGGTAATAGTGCAGTTGGGAGTCTGGCTATTGTGCCAAGTAAGAAACAAGGAGGTTTTGGTTTGCTAAGGAGGCTACTGCTGCGAAGGAAGAAAGGAAGCAACAAGAAACCCCAATCCTTGGCCAAGGCATGA